TCTGTTAGCACATGACTCATTGGGATTATAAATATAGTTTCATAcaagctctccatctctcattggtacagaggagaggagagagaagcagaatcCCTCTTATTGCTGACTGTTTGGGGTAATTATGAGCTTTGGAAGCAGAATGGAAGCAGCAGGGCACCACTCTAATTTGTATCCTcgatttaatatatatttttttacattaaacAGAATCAGGACCTAAACTTAGACATGTTTGCAAAGTGCAACATTTGTGTTTTAAAGGATTTGGAGAGAAAAAGTGCCAAGATCCTATTTAGAAATGGGTCAGGCAGTTAAAGGACTACCGACGTCGACAGTTGTGAGGGGTTCTTTTTCTATGTGAAAAAAACACAAACGCCTAATCCGAGTGGAAATTATAACAACATTCTAATTTGTTGATGTCAATTTCAGACACTGAAATTGCATTACAGTGACCAGTAAATAACATAAAAGGGCATATTTTACACAAAAAGACAACAAAATGAAATGAATCCTTTAACCTTATCAATAAATATAAGAGGATAGTCTCCGTTATTAATTTTGTGCCTGACATTCTTCCTTTTTTCCTTTTGCAACTGGGAACATTAACATTTGACATGCCAAGTTGAATTCTTGGAagtcaataaaataacaataaggaCAACATTAAAGGAGTAATCTGCTGTTGTTGCATCCATTTTTGGAACTTATAAACTAATGACATGTACcccttgattcttgaagaatataagtTATTACATACGTTTTTTGcaagggctgcgtctcaatccaccacatccaccacatctgcggtggaaggtggccaagctacagcgatgtttgtcagaccatgagacatcccaaaaatctgTCCTCTCACGAAAACGTCTGCAGCATCctaacggtttggcctacaaactattatgacaaCTTTACAGAAAGGGGAGACTCTGACTTGTTTGTAGGTAACCCATACATatagaagtatggaggtagttttgttcCAACataaataaggggttaaatatgtgtcccaaaatttcctgagctttcttatatctcctacaGTAGATATAGGGCCGACACTTCAAGACTttattccttatgatttattATTCAactgtcttttttgccatttatgaatgtgttgttCACTGCGGTTTAATGGGCTATAGTTGTAAAGACCAAACTCAATATTTAATCAAATAATTGTGTACATTTTgttttatacctaaaggggtcctaaaattcaaaatccaatagctaaatgatccatggtttGACCAtcctaaaacaattccatattttAGCTTAGTAACCCCCCCAACGGCATAGACTTTTAGAGGTTAATGTCTCATGAGCTTCGTTCAACTGCCATACCCCATCACAACCCCAAATCTAAGCTTGTTTTacgccaatgtttgtaaacaaagcaaATGTAAACAACctgtatagcttcaaaacatTGGTTAcaatcagtccttgcatccatagctttgtCTGTCCATTTGAGAGTGGTCCGAAACAGTGACGGGAAACTTttattgttattgtttctactccGGATTTCCCTTTAAAGTGACAAAtgtaaaggtccaatgcagctgtttttatctcaatatcaaatcatttctaggtaacaatgaagtacttaactgtgattgttttcagttAAAAGTgccaaaaagaaacaaaaatatactgaacaaaaatataaacgcaacatgtaaggtGTCGgtcccatgagctgaaataaaagatcccagaaatgtttcatacacacaaaatgcttatttctctaaaatgtgcacaaatttgtttacgtccctgtcagtgagcatttctcctttgccaagataatccatccacctgacaggtttggcatatcaagaagctgattaaacagcatggtcattacacaggtaaaacttgtgctgaggacaataaaagtccactctaaaatgtgcagttttgtcacacaacacaatgccacagacatctcaagttttgaaggagggTGTttttggcatgttgactgcaggaatgtccaccagaactgttgctagagaattgaatgttaatttttctaccataagccgcttccaatgtcattttagagcatttggcagtacatccaactggcctcacaactgcagaccacgtgtaaccatgctagcccaggacctccacatttggcttcttcacctgcgggctcatctgagaccagccacccggacagctgatgaaactgtgtgttttcacaaccaaagaatttctgcacaaactgtcggaaaccatctcagggaagcttatctgcgtgctcatcgtcctcaccagagTGACTGCAGTAACCAAATTcaatgggcaaatgctcaccttcgctggccactggcacgctggagaagtgtactcttcatggatgaatcccagtttaaactgtaccgggcagatagcgtcgtgtgggcgagtggtttgctgatgtctacaatgtgaacagagtgcctcatgatggcagtggggttatggtatggacaggcataagctacaggcaacaaacacaattgcattttatcgatgacaatttgaatgcacagagatactgtgatgagatcctgagacccattgtcgtgccattcatccgcggCCATCACttcgtgtttcagcatgatattgcacagccccatgtcgcaaggatctgtacacagttcctggaagctgaaaatggattggcctgcatactcaccagacattttacccattgagcatgtttgggatgctctggattggcatgacagcatgttccagttcccaccaaaaTCGAGCAACTTctcacagctattgaagaggagtgggacagcattccacaggccacaatcaacagcctaatcaactctatgtgaaagaTATGTGTCGCTCTGCATGAAGCAaacggtggtcacaccagatactgactggtgtctgtaaaatccatagattagggaataataaatgtatttcaattgactgatttccttatattgaactgtaactcagtaaaatcttagacatTATTGCatcttgcgtttatatttttttcaaagaAACTACTTcatagcaaagagcaatttctcaagcaaaaaCTTTGTTACGATTGtctgggagaggggaggggaaaactgaaaactctctttcttattgggctattaactaatttaccacttggtgatgtcaccaggcaagccAAAACTCCCTCTTACCAAAACAGGCCCTTACACTAAAGgtcatcatcattttcacaattttacAGTATTATTTCAACTTCatagtgtgtaaatatatataaatcacAGGCAAATcccatttttgactgcactgggcctttaaaatcCAACCCTTTCATCCAACCAAATCACAGTTTAATTGTGTTTTTTAAAAGAGCACCAGGCCAGAGAGCAGAACCAGGCCTCGGGGGGTAACCATGGTAACCTGCGGGCTAAGCCACGCCTCCTGACAGCGGAGGACTGCCTCGGTGTGATCAAAGAGAAGATCGAAAACATCcacggggtgagagagagggaccgtCCACGCCCACTACACAACTCCACACTCCATTACCTCTGGGATCAATTGTTTTGATCAATATACACATTCTATACTGCACACACAAGCACCTAGTACTGACAGGATAAGACGACAAGGGGTTGGGATACTAACCCTCACAGACACCCTTTAAAGTCAGTTGAAAAAGAATGCATAATGCCAAAGCCCAAATCCAAGCCTAGCGCTAAAACGTGTAGCAAAACAATACACGTTCCATACATATTTACAGCCAATCAATATACACAGCCAATCACCATGTCATCATCATCTTCTCTGTCCAATCAGGACATCCTGTCAGCGTTCCGTGTGATGGATCAGAACTGTGACAGGGTGGTGGACAGGCATGACTTCAGAGAGCTGTATGACAGTCTGGGCCTGGTCACCAAGGAGAGGGAGTACCAGCGCCTGCTGCAGCTGCTGGGCCTGCAGCCTGGAGCCAACCTCAACTACCCAGAGTTCTTCACCCTCGTCCAATCCAGCGGCAAGACCCGCAAGCAGAATTTCAAGCCAGCCAATGGGTGAGTAGGGTcttgtggaagtgtgtgtgtgaggttagaCAGGATTCATATGTAAATGTCACTgaggtgtttctgtgtgtgttcttgATGCTGTTCAAACAGGCCAGACCAACTGCATGACCACCTGGTGTCCAACGCACGCCACAGATGGACTGCTATGTCAAAGGTCAGTCTGGTTTAACTCATACCTCTACCCTGAAGCTCAAGTCTCAAAGAGGATAATGTGTATGTTAACATGTGAGAGGAACCCCATTACAAGTTATGTTACCTCCTCCAGGTGATTTGTCGTTTTGATGAAGATGGTCAGTGTCTGGTCTTTAAGAAGGACCTCAGGAGTCTCCTCTATACCTACGACCTCCCCATCAGTCCTGATGAGTTTGAGGAACTGTGGACCAGGTGTGCGATATTAGAGTGCGGTAGAACACGACAACCCaatcctaacttgagatctgTTTTGTGTAAATCATTCAACGTTATCAATACGGAGCTGTGATTTGTCCGAACACTGTTCCACTGACAGGTATGATGGAGAAGGGCGTGGCTACCTCACCTGTGCTGCGTTCCTGGAGAAGCTGGGCGTGGCTCAACAGGAGGTGGGACATGTGAGGAAGGATGCAGACACCACTCCCACAGATGGTCTCCCTGCAGGGGCTACGCTTCAGGACGTTGAGTGAGTGAAGTGTGATTAACTAAATTAATTAGTGCAATTACTAATTAAATTCTATAGAATACGCTTCTAGAGTTAAGCATGCGTCTGAGCTTTGGCCAAAGGAGTGATCAATAATAACTATGTGTGTGCTGTGTATTTGACCATCCAGGCGCTTGGTGCAGGGTAACTGTGAGGGGTTGAGCAGTGCTCTGACCCGCCTGGATAAGAAGAGAGAGGGCCTAGTCAGGGTGGAGGACCTACAGAGTCTGCTCCAGAGATACAACTGTCCCCTACACAGACACCAGCTCACCCACCTCTTACACACGTAAATAACTCTCATTATAAAGACCTCTCCATTCCTTCATATAGCTAACACACCTTAATAATGATCAAACTACTGGGTTATAATCAATCTATCTATCTTCGTCGTGGTCCTGGAAAAATCTTGTATCTCATTTTTTGCCAAtgttatttcaacaaaataataataatacacaaaTTGTTCTGTGAACGTTTCCTGACTCTAGGACTAATAAAAGTAATGCCTTGTGAACTACACCTGAAAATAAACCATTTTTAATTCCCTGAAAAGTTTCCAGGAAGCAGAAGCATTTACTGATGTTGAATACTGTTGAAGagatgttgaactgatgttgAGTACTGTTAAACTGATGTTAAACGGATGTTTGTAACTGCTGAATACGTAGACACTTTTGTCTCCTCTAAATTTTAGACTCAAGGTTCCAATGGACAGTGAGGACAGGACGTTGTCATACGTGGACTTCCTGAAGGCGTTTGACCACGTGCCAGGGAAGGGGTGTGAGCACCCCCCTAGGCCCTGTGGATCCCCTGACCCAGCCGAGAGTCTGGAGTGGCTCAGTCCTGAAAGAGCTGCTGGTAGGATACGGGAACTGGTCACTGCATCGATGGATATACTCCACAAGGTTAGGCCTCTCCCGACACTCTGTCCCTCTTCTTCCCTGGCTCTCATTGTGAAGACCAACAACGTATACAATTAACATCAATTTGTTTTAGCTACTTACAGTAATAAACTATTTAAATTGTAACAATTGAACTGTGCTTTTTAATATGCATTAAGACTGAGGGAGGTCCTTCTACTTGTGTAAGCTCAGACATGCTCTCGTCTGGTCAGCCACACCTACTCCTACTCACCTGTCTCTCCGTCTGGTCTCTCAGGCCTTCTCTGCCTTCGACAGGAATGGGAACGGGACAGTCACCCCTCTGGAGTTCCGGCGGGTGCTGGACCATTTTTGTGCCCGCCTCTCGGACCCCCAGTTCAGATTCCTGCTCGACAGAATGAAGCTGGACTGGGAGAACCACACGGTGTACTGGAGAGACTTCCTCAACCAGTTCAACCTATGCAACCTGGACGTGTGTgattgggtctgtgtgtgtgtggtggggggtccGTACTCTGTTTATACGTAGGCCTGTGCATGTGCATTATGcatctgtttttatttgttgcgTGTGTCTGCATCTGTGTGTGCAGACCCCTGAGGATTGGTCAGACAGAGTGGGTAAGGCAGGTTTCCCCGcccagccccagcctctgccAATCAGTGAGGAAGTTGTCTCCGCCTGCCTGTACACCATCACCAAGGAGATAGTGGACTTAGAACACACCCATAATGACACCATCTCTAAAGAGGACTTCAGAATGATGTGTGACCGCCATTTCATGAGGCTCACCAGTGACCAGGTAAGCTGACAGGGTCCTGTCTCAATAGGGTCATACAGTATAGCtttttacatatatttttattaatttaaaCTCTTACAAAAACAATTACTAGGCACAATTCATTATACTCTATCAATGGGTTGGCATGCAGAAACAACAGGAATAGGCATACGTGCATGTGTGTAAATTAGATTTTTCCCAATTTTTTTATGCATTTGCCAGCCAAGTTCTCCTTAGTTATTAATTATTGCAATCAAAAACAAATGTGTATGTGTTGATAATTATTGACTACTTATAGAGAACGTTAGTCATCCGTGAAGTTCATTAAGCTTGTGTgtaaatgtgagtgtgtgtctgtgtgaatatCAGTTTGAAAATGTGggatatgatgtgtgtgtgtgtgtactaaacGTGtaattcctctctctcctcagttcgAGAGGGTGTGGGAGAAGCTGCCAGTGAATGTGCTGGGGGATCTGGAGTACAGGGAGTTCCTGAAGCACGCCAGTGGAGCTGTTGCGATAAGGGACAAGACCACAGACCCAGAGGACATCAGTCCCCTGAAATCTGCATCACCACCATCCCCTGGGCTCATAGATAtgtcaccatcaccaccatcccctGGGGCCATATATAGGATGTCATCCTCCCCACCAACTCTACAGAGACCAAAGACTACAGGCAGCAACCTCCAACCCTCAAAGGTACAGGATCTCTCTATACATGATGCTTATCAGTTTACTTATATATCTCCATCTTTGTATTTGATAGTCCACAGTTCTAAGTAGCGTTACAGAAGCCATGCCAGTTAGACCTATAAGCTCCTGGGAGTGACCAAAATCTAACTAGGATGGCATCCAAGTCATAATTACAATATCTTATCTCTTCTAATCTGGGACTGAAAGTAACACACATTATCAATCCCCCTGTCCTTGTCCCCCTCCCCCCAGTCGGAGGTGGGTGTGTCCAGCAGGGCCAGACGTCCGTCCACggctgggagagagaaggagggcccCCTGGTGGACtgtgaggaggtggagaggaggctgAAGGGGGAGGTGCAGCGCTGCTGGAGGGACATTCAGAGGAGGtgcagggaggaggacagagagagagacggagagatcaGCACACGCTGCTTCCTGGGTAAAATGACCAATCACAGAGTGACATACGTACAGTGCAGCGCCTGATTCGTTATCCCCAGTCAATCATTATTTTAAGTAACTTCAATTCAGAATCCACCTCAAAACCATTTGATCAAAATCACTTCCatacctgactgtgtgtgtgtgtgtgtgtgacagacatcCTGCAAAGCCTCAATGTCAGTGTGACCCAGAAGGAGCTTGATCGTCTGGCCGTAAAGTTCGACATGAGGGACAGTGGGCGCGTGTCATATCTTGACTTCCTACGTCACTTCCTCCTCAACTTGAAACCGCCAGCAGTCAGACAGCCCTTTGAGCGGCCCAAACTACCTCTCCCCATTACACCGGTACTGTTTACCCCTGTTTAACTACCTCTCCCCACTACACCGGTACTGTCCACCCCTGTTTAACTACCTCTCCCCACTACACCGGTACTGTCCACCCCTGTTTAACTACCTCTCCCCACTACACCGGTACTGTACACCCCTGTTTAACTACCTCTCCCCACTACACCGGTACTGTCCACCCCTGTTTAACTACCTCTCCCCACTACACCGGTACTGTCCACCCCTGTTTAACTACCTCTCCCCACTACACCGGTACTGTTTACCCCTGTTTAACTACCTCTCCCCACTACACCGGTACTGTACACCCCTGTTTAACTACCTCTCCCCACTACACCGGTACTGTACACCCCtgtttaactacctctccctACTACACCGGTACTGTCCACCCCTGTTTAACTACCTCTCCCCACTACACCGGTACTGTACACCCCtgtttaactacctctccctACTACACCGGTCCTGTCCACCCCTGTTTAACTACCTCTCCCCACTACACCGGTACTGTTTACCCCTGTTTAACTACCTCTCCCCACTACACCGGTACTGTACACCCCTGTTTAACTACCTCTCCCCACTACACCGGTACTGTACACCCCTGTTTAACTACCTCTCCCCACTACACCGGTACTGTACACCCCTGTTTAACTACCTCTACCTACTACACCGGTACTGTCCACCCCtgtttaactacctctccctACTACACCGGTACTGTCCACCCCTGTTTAACTACCTCTCCCCACTACACCGGTACTGTACACCCGTTTAACTACCGCTCCCTACTACACCGGTACTGTTTACCCCTGTTTAACTACCTCTCCCCACTACACCGGTACTGTCCACACCTGTTTAACTACCTCTCCCCACTACACCGGTACTGTACACCCCTGTTTAACTACCTCTCCCCACTACACCGGTACTGTACACCCCtgtttaactacctctccctACTACACCGGTACTGTCCACCCCtgtttaactacctctccctACTACACCGGTACTGTCCACCCCTGTTTAACTACCTCTCCCCACTACACCGGTACTGTCCACCCCTGTTTAACTACCTCTCCCCACTACTGTACACCCCTGTTTTACTTACTGTCAATATGGGACAGAGTGCTGTATGAACATAAATGTTTTTACTGCAGAAACTGTGGTAAATTAGTATTTGGGGtgagagagaaaacatattttaTCTTGCTCTTTTCTCATACTACTCTTTTTTCCTCTCCCTCTGGTCCATTATTGACTCATTAACTATCACTTTCAATGGGGAGGGGGTCTGTGACGTAAAACGAGGGGGCGGTGGGTTGCCAGATTGTGTATACTCAACGGGGACCTCTCCCACCCTCgggctctctgctgtctcctccttGACAACAGTACTTGTGAAGTTTGGTGATTTGTGTGCTTTTGGCACAATGAGGTATGTTAATAAAAGCTTCGAAAAATGACACACGGGTGGCCAGGTTGGAGAAGATCCCCCCCGGGCTACTAAACATTAGCATTAAGCAGGGCCCCAAGCCTCACCAGAGTGAGTGGGTGAGAGCTTGTCTGGCAACCTGCGAGATGCAAACCATCCAAACCCCCTCTCGTACTGGCTTTGGTTCACAATTATAACTCTCATTATCTCCTAACCAAACCAACCATCTGTGTTATAAATCACAGACCTAGCCTGACGAATCGCACTGTCGTCCGCCACACACTTTAGTCTGAGACTCTGCCATCGTTAAAGTTGTTTGTGGTGACGAGGGGCGTTGTACAAAACAACTTTATCAGCGATTGGATCGTCTCTAACAAATTCAAATCAGAGAATCAAAGCCAATGACGGATTTTTTCAAACCGCCGCTGTACCCATGTGTGTTCCGGCTCTGGCcaaacccatcggtttctggaccaTTCAGATGGCCGCGAATGTGTTGGCATTCGGTTAAGGGTCGgagaggtactcagatccagactcactGCGGAGAGGAAACTAACGTCCGTGGGTGTGGCGCAACGTTTGGCCagagcaaggagtctgggtagccaggcaaccaGAGACCCCCTGCGTGCTTCATGCTGGAACGGTCTTTCAGAACAAGTTCATAAAGACTGCTACTTTAGAGTAGCAGAGTTAAACTCATCATGTAAGGTGTACAAAATAGCGATATGATTGGAATGATTACATCCATGCAATTGTCTTTAAGTGTTTGTTAACGCTGTTCTGTCATCTCTGGTCTTCTCTGGTCCGGTGTGGTCCTGATGCGGTCTGGTTGTGGTTCCCTTGCGATCCAGATGAGTGGGGGTGTTCTCAGTAGACAGTGTGTGGAAGCCATGCTGAGGCTCTATGGCCCGGTCCAGCAGTTCTGGCGCTCCTTGAGGCAAAACTTTGTTACCTTCGACCACAACCGCAGTGGCAAAATCTCTATCAAGGAATTCAGAAAGGTATAGTCCAACAATCTACTGTTTGACCATTATTTAAAAAAGCTGTTAACTAATAACACGTCACGCAcgtgacagtcacacacacaccagataatCCTGATTGTGTATTTCTACAGGTACTAAGGCAGTTCAGAGTGAACCTATCTGAGGAGGAATTCTTCCACCTCACCTCTTTCTTTGACAAGAACACTACGGGGAAGATCTCCTACAATGACTTCCTACAGGGCTTCCTacactgacctctaacctctgcccTCTAACTATGGCCCTACTGTAGGCTCCTGTGAAGGTTTAGCTAGTGATCACTGATAAATCAGTCCATATTGATCACTATAATTGCACTGCACCACTGAGTGAAGGAGGGATACACAGAATTATTACAAAATCATATCATGTAAATTAAAACATATTAAGTGATGTATTATATAAAATATGCATTTGAGGGTTTTCTCCCAATATCTTCCCCTGGCATGTCTACATCTTTTTCTCCCTCTAGCATACCGATTTATCTCTCCGCTGTATGACTTTATGATACTGATTGCTTTCCGAACCAAACCCAACCAAATAAAGTGCTTTTGAATGATGTACGGATGCTGCAACACGCAGGGGGACTGTCTTTGTTCCCATCTGACGGGAAACGAAATGGATgacaaagagaaggagagggcgtTTGTCATTCATGAGATAGACGGCATCACCGTTGCAAGAcagaacccagagagagagagatcattatcTAAATAATCtacagaaagatggagagagagtgaacaACCGAAAGGGCCAATGGAGATGGAGTGTGAGACCAtggaaagatagagggagggatagaaggaaaataaagagagagaggagatgggagtcTA
Above is a genomic segment from Oncorhynchus kisutch isolate 150728-3 linkage group LG19, Okis_V2, whole genome shotgun sequence containing:
- the efcab6 gene encoding EF-hand calcium-binding domain-containing protein 6, yielding MRRTPPVVPHNLGLGDLTLMSRGLVIAPRPWTAQHISITHTPGSTHSYTHTPVEGQGAGEPRKTALQSDSVSLVQSAPDEHLSLGEIKALLPRRLGERLEDVRAAFKALDPEGSGSVTRGEFRQVVEAFLFPLTQTQLNAMLAKVSKRDNVTVDYMDFLRRYSRVTTAQRPYSSTAQRPYSSTAQRPYSSTAQRPYSSTASSKAQRPYSSTASSTAQRPDSYHRCVSGSDQRGMTLTEIHQRLKHKIGSNLKNVIRAFRLFDYNRDGQIQQHELRRILENYCFPLSQRDYQRLWTHHSPNNMVTMSYKVFLEKLGLESNKCRKLVPEPPKLALGWQEISPPDKIKLRNRALSQNATGDTQEIQGLTQDELQTLFLEKLCVSCTLVWRALQAFDVTHSGLVSQEDLRAVLSSFLFPMSLSTFQSLTCRFGVTATGPVKWKQFLGQFQGPVTEEDHTTPQTERVPELPDAEEGHRSLTEFYPILKRAFKQLDRGRIGRITRADLRQALEVPQYNLRGPQGSWSSRREPHTPRPRLSPAQVRELLILLDPEHTGVITQPSLELLKPRRVHSSPGRETLHTPTGGWKEEIMEDVAQEEQRELNETQYPQWIEKAPTAADIWTTVKGLLRDKLSVQIGSMLEALGDCDPRETGSVRNEDLRRIIQCYGLPLSHTHFNKLNYQAQNALVNNKPVRSPSATVGGSRVRMVENIMFRKLKERLDHRHVNLDDHIRAMARSSDGMLSLRDLKKILDDSWITLDEKQFRKLNVSLGFKDGKMSCSAFLDKYDEHQAREQNQASGGNHGNLRAKPRLLTAEDCLGVIKEKIENIHGDILSAFRVMDQNCDRVVDRHDFRELYDSLGLVTKEREYQRLLQLLGLQPGANLNYPEFFTLVQSSGKTRKQNFKPANGPDQLHDHLVSNARHRWTAMSKVICRFDEDGQCLVFKKDLRSLLYTYDLPISPDEFEELWTRYDGEGRGYLTCAAFLEKLGVAQQEVGHVRKDADTTPTDGLPAGATLQDVERLVQGNCEGLSSALTRLDKKREGLVRVEDLQSLLQRYNCPLHRHQLTHLLHTLKVPMDSEDRTLSYVDFLKAFDHVPGKGCEHPPRPCGSPDPAESLEWLSPERAAGRIRELVTASMDILHKAFSAFDRNGNGTVTPLEFRRVLDHFCARLSDPQFRFLLDRMKLDWENHTVYWRDFLNQFNLCNLDVCDWTPEDWSDRVGKAGFPAQPQPLPISEEVVSACLYTITKEIVDLEHTHNDTISKEDFRMMCDRHFMRLTSDQFERVWEKLPVNVLGDLEYREFLKHASGAVAIRDKTTDPEDISPLKSASPPSPGLIDMSPSPPSPGAIYRMSSSPPTLQRPKTTGSNLQPSKSEVGVSSRARRPSTAGREKEGPLVDCEEVERRLKGEVQRCWRDIQRRCREEDRERDGEISTRCFLDILQSLNVSVTQKELDRLAVKFDMRDSGRVSYLDFLRHFLLNLKPPAVRQPFERPKLPLPITPMSGGVLSRQCVEAMLRLYGPVQQFWRSLRQNFVTFDHNRSGKISIKEFRKVLRQFRVNLSEEEFFHLTSFFDKNTTGKISYNDFLQGFLH